The following are encoded in a window of Ricinus communis isolate WT05 ecotype wild-type chromosome 4, ASM1957865v1, whole genome shotgun sequence genomic DNA:
- the LOC8260826 gene encoding probable pectinesterase 67 — MLRMPLSSVSPLVLFLKAAILAAVVAISFSGNAYALSAQTVIDSPLLTQKIGTNRTIKVDINGKGDFTSIQEAINAVPQNNSKWIIIHVRKGVYREKVHIPKNKPYIFLRGNGKGRTALVWSLSSTDNKASATFTVEAPHFIAFGISIKNEAPTGVAFTSQNQSVAAFVGADMVAFYHCAFYSTHNTLFDYKGRHYYDHCYIQGSIDFIFGRARSIFHSCELFVIADLRVKIHGSITAHNRESHDDSGFVFVKGKVYGIGDVYLGRAKGAYSRTIFAKTYLSRTIDPRGWTNWSYSGTTENLFQAEYKCHGPGADTTDRVEWAKQLTEAEAEPFMSIDFIDGQQWLPVWL, encoded by the exons ATGTTAAGGATGCCTTTATCCTCTGTGTCTCCTTTGGTGTTGTTTCTCAAGGCAGCCATTTTAGCAGCAGTCGTTGCCATCTCCTTTTCAGGCAATGCTTATGCCTTGTCTGCACAAACAGTTATAGACTCTCCTTTATTGACACAGAAAATAGGCACCAATCGCACCATCAAGGTCGACATCAATGGAAAAGGTGATTTTACATCTATCCAAGAAGCCATCAATGCTGTTCCTCAAAACAATTCTAAATGGATTATCATCCATGTTAGGAAAGGAGTATACAG AGAAAAGGTACACATTCCAAAGAACAAACCCTATATTTTCTTGAGAGGGAATGGAAAAGGAAGGACAGCCCTGGTTTGGTCCTTGAGTTCTACTGATAACAAGGCATCTGCCACATTTACTGTAGAAGCCCCACACTTCATTGCTTTTGGTATTAGTATCAAG AATGAGGCTCCCACTGGGGTGGCTTTTACCTCTCAAAACCAATCAGTAGCAGCATTTGTGGGTGCAGACATGGTTGCATTCTACCACTGTGCATTTTACAGCACCCACAACACTCTATTTGATTACAAAGGCAGACACTATTATGACCACTGCTACATTCAAGGCTCAATTGACTTTATCTTTGGTCGTGCAAGATCAATTTTCCAT AGCTGTGAGCTCTTTGTGATTGCAGACTTGAGGGTGAAGATCCATGGGTCCATCACTGCCCATAACAGGGAATCACATGATGATAGTGGGTTTGTTTTTGTCAAAGGAAAGGTTTATGGTATTGGTGATGTTTACTTAGGAAGAGCTAAAGGTGCCTATTCCAGGACTATTTTTGCAAAGACATACCTTTCTAGGACTATTGATCCTAGAGGTTGGACTAATTGGAGCTACAGTGGCACCACAGA AAACCTTTTCCAAGCAGAGTACAAATGCCATGGACCAGGAGCTGATACCACCGATCGTGTTGAGTGGGCCAAACAACTTACTGAAGCAGAAGCTGAACCCTTCATGTCCATTGACTTCATAGATGGCCAACAATGGCTTCCAGTTTGGCTTTGA
- the LOC8260825 gene encoding DEAD-box ATP-dependent RNA helicase 46, whose amino-acid sequence MATAEPSSASLGPRYAPEDPTLPKPWMGLIDGSTGLLYYWNPETNVTQYEKPASVPPPLPPGAPPPLVIPKLPQITVVHPVQLSGLVAQTTQQTMQQQGQQSSQLPQQAQVTQQQGQEISQLPQQHGQLMPQEQGLPGAQVSNRQVVQQQGSQMSQGMQQPGQLRAQMMQHPVQPMFSHMGQQMSQHGGQQLPQQPLQQQAIQQMPPQGGQHMLQHQSLQVPQQQGQQFTYQHYMAYQQNMLPLNQPSSQQQFPNQPDYKAPLPKRGEGDFQQGNQTNFSPSHFQQSGAPSSQSLPVGGNPVSTSQAGPHVSQPKQFNGSAVNMQQPATMAQVQQSGADLIHQQYGPRFQNHGGSSMMPSQQSTLANMHGRTGDDYYFSSKMEGPPAVGSGQPSLAAIPMERNQQESRMADMPFQNASQGYAGGLNSAGQTMHNIYNNASGRPAFPNNAVIRPPFDAVLDAKNLSSVEVYRQVHEVTATGDDVPAPFITFEASGFPPEILNDIRDAGFLAPTPIQAQTWPIALRNRDIVAIAKTGSGKTLGYLIPAFILLRQCRNNPQNGPTVLVLAPTRELATQIQDEVIKFGRSSRVSCTCLYGGAPKGPQLKELTRGADIVVATPGRLNDILEMKKIDFGQVSLLVLDEADRMLDMGFEPQIRKIVNEIPPRRQTLMYTATWPKEVRKIANDLLVNPVQVNIGSVDELAANKSITQYVEVVPQMEKESRLGQILRAQERGSKVIIFCSTKRLCDQLARSIGHQFGAAAIHGDKSQGERDWVLNQFRSGKSPILVATDVAARGLDIKDIRVVINYDFPTGIEDYVHRIGRTGRAGATGVAYTFFSEQDWKYAPDLIKVLEGANQHVPPEVREMALRGGPGLSKDRGGMNRFDSGGGRWDSGGRGGMRDGVFGGRGGMRDGVFGGRGGMRDGGFGGRGGMRDGNFGGRGGMRDGNFGGRGGMRDGPFGGRGGRNDSFFGRGNRGREFGGNVGWGRSERGGPHDRYNNMDGRGRGRGRGRFDGRREIVDRSRDRSSSRSPERVRTWGYSRSRSRSRSWSCSRSRSRSWSRGHSRSYSRSPRRSRSYSRSPRRSRSRSRSYDRFERPRVSRFDEKDVTAPGSEAPESGMSPMSPGAHGNVHSGAEEVPKVENAVPVAVDPEALEAPAIESVPET is encoded by the exons ATGGCAACTGCAGAACCATCATCTGCTTCCCTTGGACCGCGTTATGCCCCAGAGGATCCCACTCTCCCTAAACCTTGGATGGGATTGATTGATGGAAGTACTGGCCTTTTATACTATTGGAACCCTGAAACCAATGTCACACAGTATGAAAAACCAGCCTCAGTGCCTCCACCATTGCCACCTGGCGCACCTCCTCCTCTTGTTATACCTAAGTTGCCTCAGATAACAGTGGTGCATCCAGTACAACTGAGTGGCTTGGTGGCTCAAACCACTCAGCAAACAATGCAACAGCAGGGGCAACAGAGCAGTCAGTTACCTCAGCAGGCTCAAGTGACACAACAACAGGGGCAAGAGATCAGCCAGTTGCCTCAACAGCATGGACAATTAATGCCACAGGAACAGGGGCTCCCAGGGGCGCAAGTTTCTAATCGGCAGGTTGTCCAACAACAAGGTTCACAAATGTCACAGGGCATGCAACAGCCAGGGCAACTGAGAGCACAAATGATGCAGCATCCAGTTCAACCGATGTTTTCACACATGGGTCAGCAGATGTCTCAGCATGGAGGCCAGCAATTGCCACAGCAGCCATTGCAACAACAAGCCATTCAGCAGATGCCTCCACAAGGTGGGCAGCACATGCTGCAGCATCAGAGCTTACAGGTGCCACAACAACAAGGACAGCAATTTACATATCAGCATTATATGGCGTATCAGCAAAATATGCTTCCACTAAACCAACCAAGCTCACAGCAGCAGTTTCCTAATCAACCTGATTATAAGGCTCCATTACCAAAGAGGGGGGAAGGTGACTTTCAACAGGGAAACCAAACCAACTTTTCTCCATCTCATTTCCAACAGTCTGGTGCACCATCCTCTCAAAGCCTCCCTGTGGGGGGCAATCCAGTTTCAACGTCCCAGGCAGGTCCTCATGTTAGTCAACCTAAGCAGTTCAATGGTTCTGCTGTCAATATGCAACAGCCTGCTACCATGGCCCAGGTGCAGCAAAGTGGGGCTGATTTAATTCATCAGCAGTATGGTCCTAGGTTCCAAAATCATGGTGGCTCATCGATGATGCCCAGTCAGCAGTCTACTTTGGCTAATATGCACGGTAGGACTGGCGATGATTACTACTTTAGTTCTAAAATGGAAGGGCCGCCTGCAGTGGGTTCTGGTCAGCCTAGCCTTGCAGCCATACCAATGGAGAGAAATCAGCAG GAGTCAAGGATGGCTGATATGCCATTTCAAAATGCCTCACAAGGTTATGCTGGTGGACTTAATTCAGCTGGCCAAACCATGcacaatatttataataatgcTAGTGGTCGTCCTGCATTTCCAAACAATGCTGTCATAAGGCCTCCTTTTGATGCAGTTTTAGATGCTAAGAACCTCTCATCTGTAGAAGTTTATCGCCAAGTGCATGAAGTTACAGCTACG GGTGACGATGTTCCTGCTCCATTCATCACATTTGAGGCCAGTGGTTTCCCTCCTGAGATATTGAACGAT ATACGTGATGCTGGGTTCCTAGCTCCTACTCCAATCCAGGCACAAACATGGCCAATTGCTTTACGGAATCGTGATATAGTGGCAATTGCAAAAACTGGTTCTGGTAAAACACTGGGGTACTTGATTCCTGCCTTCATTCTTCTCAGGCAATGTCGGAATAATCCTCAGAATGGCCCCACTGTGTTGGTTTTGGCTCCAACAAGAGAGTTGGCCACACAAATACAAGACGAGGTGATAAAATTTGGACGGTCATCAAGGGTCTCTTGCACG TGCTTGTATGGTGGAGCTCCGAAGGGCCCTCAACTAAAAGAACTAACCCGAGGTGCAGATATTGTAGTGGCAACTCCTGGTAGACTCAATGATATCCTTGAAATGAAGAAGATAGATTTTGGGCAAGTTTCCCTCCTTGTGCTTGATGAGGCTGATCGGATGCTTGATATGGGTTTTGAACCTCAAATCCGCAAAATTGTGAATGAGATACCTCCGCGGAGACAGACACTTATGTACACTGCAACCTGGCCTAAAGAAGTGAGGAAAATAGCAAATGATCTTCTTGTGAATCCAGTTCAGGTGAACATTGGCAGTGTTGATGAACTTGCTGCAAACAAGTCCATCACACAG TATGTAGAAGTAGTCCCGCAAATGGAGAAGGAAAGTCGCTTGGGGCAGATCCTTAGAGCACAAGAGAGAGGTTCAAAGGTTATTATTTTCTGCTCCACTAAGAGATTGTGTGACCAGCTTGCACGTAGCATTGGGCACCAGTTTGGGGCAGCTGCAATTCATGGAGACAAGTCTCAGGGTGAAAGAGACTGGGTTTTAAATCAGTTCCGGAGTGGAAAGTCACCAATTTTAGTTGCCACTGATGTTGCTGCCCGAGGTCTTGATATCAAAGATATAAG GGTAGTGATAAACTACGACTTCCCTACTGGGATTGAGGATTATGTCCACCGAATTGGCAGAACTGGGAGGGCTGGTGCAACCGGTGTGGCTTACACCTTTTTCTCAGAGCAGGACTGGAAATATGCACCTGATTTGATTAAAGTGCTGGAGGGAGCTAACCAGCATGTGCCCCCTGAGGTACGAGAGATGGCATTGCGTGGTGGGCCTGGTCTAAGCAAGGATCGAGGTGGGATGAACCGATTTGATTCAGGTGGCGGGCGCTGGGATTCTGGGGGTCGTGGTGGGATGAGGGATGGTGTTTTTGGTGGTCGTGGTGGGATGAGGGATGGTGTTTTTGGTGGTCGTGGCGGGATGAGGGATGGCGGTTTTGGTGGTCGTGGCGGGATGAGGGATGGCAACTTTGGTGGACGAGGTGGGATGAGGGATGGCAACTTTGGTGGACGTGGTGGGATGAGGGATGGCCCCTTTGGGGGCCGTGGTGGGAGAAATGACTCATTTTTTGGTCGTGGAAACAGGGGACGTGAATTTGGTGGTAATGTTGGTTGGGGCAGGAGTGAACGTGGCGGCCCACATGATCGCTACAACAATATGGATGGTCGTGGACGTGGACGTGGAAGAGGAAGGTTTGATGGTAGAAGAGAAATTGTTGACAGAAGTAGGGATAGAAGTTCTAGCCGTAGTCCTGAAAGAGTTAGAACATGGGGCTATAGCCGCAGTCGTAGCAGAAGTAGGAGCTGGAGTTGCAGTCGTAGTCGTAGTCGGAGTTGGTCTCGAGGTCATAGTCGCAGCTACAGCCGTAGTCCTCGTCGTAGTCGTAGCTATAGCCGTAGTCCTCGTCGTAGCCGAAGCCGAAGCCGAAGCTATGACAGATTTGAAAGGCCACGTGTTTCACGCTTTGATGAGAAGGATGTTACAGCTCCAGGATCTGAAGCTCCTGAATCAGGGATGTCTCCTATGTCTCCAGGTGCGCATGGGAATGTACATTCAGGAGCAGAGGAGGTACCGAAGGTTGAGAATGCTGTGCCTGTGGCAGTGGATCCAGAGGCGCTAGAAGCCCCAGCCATAGAATCAGTACCTGAAACTTGA